Proteins from one Rhizoctonia solani chromosome 5, complete sequence genomic window:
- a CDS encoding AMP deaminase, whose protein sequence is MRLLDTLNPKAALRRIWIAIPILLLCAQSVGAAAIIKPRASQNSTYSTIEEYHRQRADLVAAERALRFDAERIRNATSRETKATEIVDVLREQEAVSIWRADPNKELGMPFLWAKETIAQTSLFKLLKKMPKGGLLHVHMDAMCDASYLLKLALEYSIMHPLTPQEISQAANNALPTSQDYVPGSWVAVQRARDGFPNELGGQEGFDKWIIGALTINAEEAYEKYNTSAKIWEKFESTFTAEDGILRYEPIWRKYVDQLLVSQIEDGISYVELRLSLDSTIPVISEDTTRNLTNSEVMNITISTIEEVSKRMRAQGREKEFVGARAIYTTGRGISYDEMVQALDECLALKEEYPDFLVGFDMVGQEDAGYPLVYFLEALLNFRAEADRRGLDIPFMFHAGETLDDGGEVDGNLYDALLLGSKRVGHGFSLVKHPLLMQKYRENGIAVERFTRSASTHPLPILLNHGVPVALSSDDPSVFQNPGLSFDFYQAMVASNITNLISLGQLARQSLEYSSLNSSMKTYALKNWEERWFAFLDDVIASE, encoded by the exons ATGAGACTACTTGACACTCTCAACCCTAAAGCCGCACTCAGGAGAATATGGATCGCCATTCCAATTCTTTTACTCTGCGCTCAATCCGTGGGGGCCGCAGCTATAATAAAACCCCGAGCCAGCCAAAACAGTACATATTCAACCATTGAAGAGTACCACCGACAAAGAGCGGACTTGGTCGCTGCAGAGCGCGCGCTTCGCTTCGATGCTGAACGCATACGCAATGCGACGTCACGCGAAACCAAAGCGACCGAGATCGTTGACGTACTCCGAGAGCAGGAAGCGGTGAGTATTTGGCGTGCCGATCCGAACAAGGAATTAGGGATGCCATTCCTTTGGGCCAAGGAAACAATCG CCCAGACAAGTTTGTTCAAACTTCTCAAAAAG atgCCGAAAGGCGGATTATTACACGTTCACATGGATGCCAT GTGCGATGCATCCTATCTCCTCAAACTCGCACTCGAATATTCTATCATGCAC CCACTCACGCCACAGGAAATAAGTCAAGCCGCGAACAATGCGCTGCCGACATCTCAAGATTATGTACCAGGCTCGTGGGTTGCAGTCCAAAGGGCGCGAGATGGATTCCCGAACGAgcttggtggccaggaaGGTTTTGACAAGTGGATCATTGGTGCCCTGACTATCAACGCTGAAGAGGCTTACGAGAAGTATAACACCTCTGCAAAG ATTTGGGAAAAATTTGAGTCGACCTTTACGGCTGAAGAT GGCATTCTTCGTTACGAACCTATATGGCGCAAATACGTCGACCAGCTGCTAGTCTCACAGATCGAGGATGGAATTTCATACGTCGAGCTTCGTCTCTCCCTTGACTCAACaat TCCGGTGATTAGCGAAGATACGACTCGGAATCTTACCAATAGCGAAGTAATGAACATCACTATCAGTACAATTGAAGAAGTGAGCAAACGAATGCGAGCGCAAGGTAGGGAGAAAGAGTTTGTGGGCGCTCGG GCGATTTATACCACTGGGAGAGGAATCTCTTACGATGAAATGGTGCAAGCGTTGGATGAGTGTCTTGCCCTCAAAGAGGAGTATCCCGACTTTCTAGTTG GTTTTGATATGGTCGGTCAAGAAGATGCTGGGTATCCACTTGTCTACTTTTTAGAAGCGCTGCTTAACTTCCGTGCCGAAGCAGACAGGCGTGGATTGGACATTCCATTCATGTTCCACGCA GGCGAGACCTTGGATGACGGTGGTGAAGTAGACGGTAATTTATACGATGCATTACTACTCGGATCAAAGCGTGTCGGACATGG CTTCTCCCTCGTCAAGCACCCTCTTTTGATGCAGAAATACCGAGAGAACGGGATCGCAGTGGAG CGATTTACACGCTCGGCAAGTACGCATCCTCTTCCGATTTTACTCAATCACGGCGTGCCGGTGGCGCTATCGTCCGATGACCCATCGGTATTCCAGAACCCAGGTCTATCGTTCGACTTTTATCAA GCTATGGTGGCGAGTAATATTACCAATTTAATCAGCTTGGGGCAATTGGCACGACAGAGCCTCGAg TACTCGTCCCTGAACTCTTCCATGAAGACCTATGCACTAAAAAATTGGGAAGAACGGTGGTTCGCATTTCTTGATGATGTCATCGCCTCCGAATAA
- a CDS encoding Fungal specific transcription factor domain, with translation MSPVDSAPSSSHLPVHSPAASASQTSSYVNSARHYGDARFEQEHSLRGLPVSPSPPSHLQTLVLLENTKTSPHFTIGAGTTVESSSGSGSATNASLDPDRSLKLMGSTKEPHPKDAIAVTTPNPRIITTLRFQWGSFKKQKYQNYSVSLLDPALHTPTYVRTRSSVLFTAILTVSCRFARPNAWENCNSLGQTLLGRALADGICSIEYVQALSLLTFWKDSRDSSSWRKVGLAIRMAYELNLHEPRTEPLSPDELLAREQLNKERTWLHVFAELVCYDMTTAMQRNKPQMVPNYSLPDAIEWLGDHPDFPCNADAMLVISSSFGGIRLLCHSLFSSMTTANKAAFEPLMRHVSNLLDERIKRWINTDQRINLAPVSRALLKFQSLNLKLLVAELKLLNLIQPQLTATRMQTLECIKCAMDVLRHVITELVPNGSIIYCQDMLAISCAYAGVWLFKQLPHVDEGLSNEIIDVFNGVSNACRALARQKGDTPSHFVQFFDHLVRNARSHTTLIVGRQQTSPFGHFGKNRYRPGQVSASMPESVNRYVVPELIPPLEGMDYQWTNVMNGLNDWWRNFNYLGADAVKSDFAMGNPM, from the exons ATGTCGCCAGTCGACTCGGCACCATCTAGCTCCCACTTACCTGTACACTCGCCCGCCGCATCAGCCTCTCAAACATCTTCTTACGTCAATTCTGCTCGGCACTACGGAGACGCTAGGTTCGAACAAGAGCACTCTCTGCGCGGACTTCCCGTCTCCCCTTCACCTCCATCACATCTCCAGACGTTAGTTCTGTTAGAG AACACCAAAACAAGCCCCCATTTTACTATCGGTGCTGGTACAACTGTTGAATCGAGCTCCGGGTCCGGGTCGGCTACAAACGCGAGTCTTGACCCCGACCGGAGTCTCAAGTTAATGGGCTCTACAAAGGAGCCACATCCGAAAGACGCGATAGCTG TCACGACACCAAACCCCAGGATAATTACGACACTCCGGTTTCAATGGGGTTCCTTCAAGAAGCAGAAGTACCAGAACTATTCCGTTT CACTACTGGACCCGGCTTTACACACGCCCACCTACGTTCGGACTCGCTCCAGCGTCCTCTTTACCGCGATCCTCACTGTGTCCTGCCGATTCGCCAGACCCAATGCCTGGGAGAACTGCAATTCCCTTGGTCAGACTCTTCTGGGCAGAGCGCTTGCCGACGGAATTTGCAGTATCGAGTACGTACAGGCGCTCTCGTTGCTCACGTTCTGGAAGGATTCTCGGGACTCGAGTAGTTGGCGAAAGGTCGGATTGGCTATTCGGATGGCATATGAACTTAATCTTCATGAACCCCGAACCGAGCCGCTTTCTCCAGACGAGTTGCTCGCTCGGGAACAACTG aacaaggagaggacTTGGCTAC ATGTGTTCGCAGAGCTTGTTT GCTATGATATGACAACAGC AATGCAAAGGAATAAGCCTCAAATGGTTCCGAATTACAGTCTTCCGGATGCGATAGAATGGCTAGGAGATCATCCAGAT TTTCCTTGCA ATGCAGATGCGATGCTTGTGATCTCATCATCGTTTGGTGGTATTCGGCTGTTATGCCATTCGCTTTTCTCTTCAATGACGACGGCCAACAAGGCTGCATTTGAACCGCTGATGAGACACGTCTCTAATCTGCTCGACGAACGAATCAAACGATGGATCAATACTGACC AGAGAATCAACCTCGCGCCTGTCTCTAGGGCGCTTCTTAAATTCCAAAGTTTAAATCTCAAACTTCTGGTGGCCGAACTGAAGCTACTCAATCTGATACAACCTCAATTGACTGCGACTAGGATGCAAACGCTCGAGTGCATCAAATGTGCCATGGACGTTTTGCGTCACGTTATTACTGAACTGGTTCCGAACGGATCGATCATCTATTGCCAGGATATGCTCGCGATTTCTTGTGCATATGCAGGTGTCTGGCTTTTTAAA CAACTGCCTCATGTCGACGAAGGGCTATCCAACGAAATCATTGATGTTTTCAACGGTGTTTCGAATGCGTGCCGAGCACTCGCTCGACAGAAAGGAGATACACCGTCTCATTTCGTTCAGTTCTTCGACCACCTTGTCCGGAATGCTAGGAGCCACACAACATTG ATCGTAGGACGCCAGCAGACAAGTCCATTCGGCCATTTCGGTAAAAACCGCTACCGGCCAGGCCAA GTTTCGGCTTCGATGCCCGAGTCGGTCAATAGGTACGTTGTACCAGAGCTTATACCACCTCTGGAAGGGATGGATTATCAATG GACAAACGTAATGAACGGACTAAATGATTGGTGGAGAAACTTCAATTATCTAGGAGCCGACGCTGTAAAAAGTGACTTTGCGATGGGGAACCCGATGTGA